In Sedimentibacter sp. MB31-C6, one genomic interval encodes:
- a CDS encoding 2-oxoacid:acceptor oxidoreductase subunit alpha, translating to MSSEKGYKLLQGNEACVEGALAAGMKFFAGYPITPSTEVMELSAQKLPQYGGKFIQMEDEIASMAAIIGASLTGLKSMTATSGPGFSLKQENFGYAVMSEVPCVVVNVQRGGPSTGLPTSPAQGEIMQAKWGTHGDHPVIALTPGSVQETYEMTIEAFNLAEKYRTPVIMLMDETIGHMREKLIFKDPSDIKIENRKKPNCKPEEYLAYKADEDMIPPMANFGEGYRYHVTGLTHDETGFPTNNNEISGELIKRLSNKVNNNIDDIAYYEEYKLEDAEIVVIAFGGVSRSAKSAIDEMRSQGMKIGLFRPITIWPFLETQINSVADKAKEIYVAEMNLGQYFYEVDRVAGKKCPVKKINKVNGELITPKEIIDAVKGGK from the coding sequence ATGAGTAGCGAAAAAGGATATAAATTACTACAAGGTAATGAAGCTTGCGTTGAAGGAGCTTTAGCTGCAGGAATGAAATTTTTTGCTGGATATCCAATTACACCTTCTACTGAGGTTATGGAATTATCTGCGCAAAAATTACCTCAATACGGTGGAAAATTCATTCAAATGGAAGATGAAATTGCAAGTATGGCAGCTATAATTGGTGCTTCTTTAACTGGATTAAAATCTATGACAGCAACAAGCGGTCCCGGATTTTCTTTGAAACAAGAAAATTTTGGATATGCTGTTATGTCTGAAGTACCATGTGTTGTAGTAAATGTTCAGAGAGGTGGTCCAAGTACAGGCCTTCCTACTTCTCCAGCCCAAGGTGAGATTATGCAAGCAAAGTGGGGTACTCATGGAGACCATCCTGTTATTGCATTAACTCCTGGTTCAGTACAAGAAACTTATGAAATGACAATTGAAGCTTTTAATTTAGCTGAAAAATATAGAACACCAGTTATAATGTTAATGGACGAAACAATTGGACATATGAGAGAAAAATTAATATTTAAAGACCCTTCTGATATAAAAATAGAAAATAGGAAAAAACCAAATTGTAAACCAGAAGAGTATTTAGCTTATAAAGCTGATGAGGATATGATTCCTCCAATGGCAAATTTTGGTGAAGGATACAGATATCATGTAACAGGTCTTACACATGATGAAACAGGATTTCCAACTAATAATAACGAAATATCAGGTGAACTTATTAAACGACTTTCTAATAAAGTTAATAATAACATTGATGATATTGCTTATTATGAAGAATATAAATTAGAAGATGCAGAAATTGTAGTTATAGCATTTGGCGGAGTTTCAAGATCTGCTAAAAGTGCAATAGATGAAATGAGAAGTCAAGGTATGAAAATTGGTTTATTTAGACCAATAACTATATGGCCTTTCCTTGAAACGCAAATAAATTCAGTTGCTGATAAAGCTAAAGAAATTTATGTTGCTGAAATGAACTTAGGTCAATACTTCTATGAAGTTGATAGAGTAGCCGGAAAAAAATGTCCGGTTAAAAAAATCAACAAAGTTAATGGAGAATTAATCACTCCTAAAGAAATAATAGATGCAGTTAAAGGAGGTAAATAA
- a CDS encoding 2-oxoacid:ferredoxin oxidoreductase subunit beta: MNTNCSDITQNYYRVDKLPHIWCPGCGHGTLVNTVVRAIDKLGLNKDEVVIVSGIGCSSRAPGYLDFNTLHTTHGRALAFATGIKHANPKLHVIVIMGDGDSSAIGGNHLIHAARRNIDITTIVFNNNIYGMTGGQYSPTTPYGDFATTAPYGNIDKPFDLCNLAKGAGATYVGRGTAYHAPLMQKLIENGLQNKGFSFIEGISLCPTYYGRKNKKGDVVNMHNFLKDNCVDKKVVDKVPEKGENKIIIGELYKEPKPEYTESYKVIIDKFQE, encoded by the coding sequence ATGAATACTAATTGCAGCGATATAACACAAAATTATTACCGAGTAGATAAATTACCTCACATCTGGTGCCCTGGATGCGGCCACGGCACATTGGTGAATACTGTTGTCAGAGCAATAGACAAGCTTGGATTAAATAAAGATGAAGTTGTAATTGTTTCAGGTATAGGATGTTCTTCAAGAGCTCCAGGCTATCTAGATTTTAATACTTTACACACAACACATGGAAGAGCATTAGCATTTGCTACTGGTATTAAACATGCTAATCCAAAACTACATGTTATTGTAATAATGGGTGATGGAGATAGTTCTGCTATAGGAGGAAACCACTTAATTCACGCAGCTAGAAGAAACATTGATATTACCACTATAGTATTTAATAATAATATTTATGGTATGACTGGAGGACAGTATTCTCCAACAACACCATATGGTGATTTTGCTACTACAGCTCCGTATGGAAATATTGATAAACCTTTTGATCTTTGCAATCTAGCTAAAGGTGCTGGTGCTACTTATGTAGGAAGAGGAACAGCTTATCATGCACCATTAATGCAAAAACTTATTGAAAACGGCCTACAGAATAAAGGTTTTTCATTTATAGAAGGTATAAGTCTATGCCCAACTTATTATGGAAGAAAGAATAAAAAGGGTGACGTAGTAAATATGCACAACTTCTTAAAAGATAATTGTGTAGATAAAAAAGTGGTAGACAAAGTTCCTGAAAAAGGTGAAAATAAAATAATTATCGGTGAGCTTTATAAAGAACCTAAACCAGAATACACAGAAAGTTACAAGGTAATTATTGACAAATTTCAAGAATAA
- a CDS encoding 2-oxoacid:acceptor oxidoreductase family protein produces MFQKIEMRLSGSGGQGVILAAIIFADAAIEDGFNAIQTQSYGPEARGGASKAEVIISNEEIKYPKVMKANILLSLTQKSYDKYVASLDKNGILVVDESINVDENVPYKIYKLPILDIAQNKIGNHMVANIVSVGVLYSLLGENTISMETMKQSIINRVPPVTVDKNIKAFEEGIKLIRG; encoded by the coding sequence ATGTTTCAAAAAATAGAAATGAGATTAAGTGGCTCCGGCGGTCAAGGTGTTATACTTGCTGCAATTATATTTGCAGATGCTGCTATTGAAGATGGGTTTAATGCTATACAAACACAGTCATATGGACCTGAGGCAAGAGGAGGCGCAAGCAAAGCAGAAGTTATTATCAGTAATGAAGAAATAAAATATCCAAAAGTAATGAAAGCTAATATATTATTATCATTAACTCAAAAATCTTATGATAAATATGTTGCATCTTTAGACAAAAATGGTATACTAGTAGTTGATGAAAGCATTAATGTTGATGAAAATGTTCCATATAAAATATATAAACTTCCAATATTAGACATTGCTCAAAATAAAATTGGAAATCATATGGTTGCAAACATTGTATCAGTAGGGGTACTGTATTCATTATTAGGTGAAAATACTATTAGCATGGAAACTATGAAACAATCTATTATTAATAGGGTTCCACCTGTAACAGTTGATAAAAACATTAAAGCTTTCGAAGAGGGTATAAAACTTATTCGAGGATAA
- a CDS encoding MurR/RpiR family transcriptional regulator, producing the protein MNNNTDLINLIKSNYYKFSKGQKQIAQFIIDHYDKAAFMTAAKIGETVDVSESTVVRFAVSIGYSGFPELQKALQVLIKNKLTTVQRIGLEEDSGNDTDKQQKKIIKNELTNMRNLLDNLDTDAIDKAVDIILNANKVYILGLRTSFTLANYLGFYLDVILDNVKVLNNSGVNSLYEEIIRIKESDVLIVISYPRYSKNTLEATEFVKEHNAKIIAITDTESSPLYPISDVSILAKSSMVSFIDSLVVPMCILNNLIISIGMQEKDEIVEYYKKLEQLWDNHSIYQHD; encoded by the coding sequence ATGAATAATAATACTGATTTAATTAACTTAATAAAAAGCAACTATTACAAATTCAGTAAAGGCCAGAAACAAATAGCACAATTTATTATTGATCATTATGATAAGGCTGCCTTTATGACAGCTGCTAAAATAGGCGAGACAGTTGATGTAAGTGAATCAACTGTTGTCCGATTTGCGGTCTCAATAGGATATTCTGGGTTTCCAGAACTTCAAAAAGCATTGCAGGTATTAATTAAAAATAAGTTAACAACCGTCCAAAGAATAGGTCTTGAAGAAGATTCAGGCAACGATACTGATAAACAACAAAAAAAAATTATTAAAAACGAACTTACAAATATGCGTAATTTATTAGATAATCTAGATACTGATGCTATTGATAAAGCTGTTGATATTATTTTAAATGCAAACAAGGTATACATACTTGGTCTTAGAACATCCTTTACCTTAGCTAATTATCTTGGATTTTACTTAGATGTAATCCTTGATAATGTTAAGGTACTAAATAACAGTGGTGTAAATTCTCTATATGAAGAAATTATAAGAATTAAGGAATCTGATGTTTTAATTGTTATAAGTTACCCTAGATATTCAAAAAATACTCTAGAAGCAACTGAATTTGTTAAGGAGCATAATGCTAAGATAATTGCAATAACAGATACTGAATCATCACCTCTTTATCCTATATCAGATGTATCCATATTAGCTAAAAGTAGCATGGTTTCATTTATAGATTCATTAGTAGTTCCAATGTGCATACTAAATAATTTAATAATTAGTATAGGAATGCAAGAAAAGGATGAAATTGTAGAATATTACAAAAAGTTGGAACAATTATGGGACAATCATAGTATATACCAACATGATTAA
- the cmk gene encoding (d)CMP kinase, which translates to MKGTSRIMIIAIDGPSGAGKSTVAKLVSKKLGFEYIDTGAMYRALAYKACKNNVEINEKNSEKLVNNTNIDYFNNSIYLDGDNVDNYIRDENISKAASKISALENVRIKMVTLQRNIAKNKSVILDGRDIGTHVFPNANYKFFITASVEERAKRRYNQLKSENFNVDYDNILADIFKRDENDTNREISPLRIADDAIIIDTTDMKIEDVVNYIINFIGGNTCYIK; encoded by the coding sequence ATGAAAGGAACATCAAGAATAATGATTATTGCAATAGATGGACCTTCTGGAGCTGGCAAAAGTACTGTTGCAAAGCTTGTAAGCAAAAAACTAGGTTTTGAATATATAGATACTGGAGCCATGTATAGAGCGTTGGCTTATAAAGCTTGTAAAAATAATGTTGAAATTAATGAAAAGAATTCAGAAAAATTAGTTAATAATACTAATATTGATTATTTTAATAATAGTATTTACTTAGATGGAGATAATGTTGATAATTACATAAGGGATGAAAATATATCCAAAGCTGCTTCTAAAATTTCAGCTCTTGAAAATGTTCGTATAAAAATGGTAACCCTTCAGAGAAATATAGCCAAAAATAAAAGTGTAATTTTAGATGGACGAGATATAGGCACCCATGTTTTTCCTAATGCTAATTATAAATTTTTTATAACTGCTTCAGTTGAAGAAAGAGCCAAAAGACGATATAATCAATTAAAGAGTGAAAATTTTAATGTTGATTATGATAATATTTTAGCTGATATATTTAAAAGAGATGAAAATGATACTAATAGAGAAATTTCTCCACTTAGAATAGCTGATGACGCAATTATAATAGACACTACTGATATGAAAATTGAAGATGTTGTAAATTATATCATCAATTTCATTGGAGGAAATACATGTTATATAAAATAA
- a CDS encoding lysophospholipid acyltransferase family protein — MLYKIIVVLLKILVHIIFNLKIYNSDKINNIEGRIIVCSNHISIIDPVILAISLRRQVHFMGKKELFENRLLSYIFKKLGAFPVDREGVSFSAIKNSLNVLKNDGILGIYPEGTRVSEGYNESNAKPGIAMIANKSKSKIIPVYIKGPYKFRGKIELYFGNPKDYFNNTTEKVNSEKYAEIGKEILKDIYKLEKTGKTNVY, encoded by the coding sequence ATGTTATATAAAATAATAGTAGTATTACTTAAAATTTTGGTTCATATTATATTCAATTTGAAAATTTATAATTCTGATAAAATTAACAATATAGAAGGAAGAATTATAGTTTGTAGCAATCATATTTCAATAATTGACCCAGTAATTTTAGCTATATCTTTAAGACGACAAGTTCATTTTATGGGTAAAAAAGAATTATTTGAAAATAGGTTGTTATCATATATATTTAAAAAGTTAGGAGCATTTCCAGTAGATAGAGAAGGAGTTTCATTTTCAGCAATAAAGAATTCTCTTAATGTTTTAAAGAACGATGGAATATTAGGAATATATCCTGAAGGAACGAGGGTTTCAGAAGGTTATAACGAAAGTAATGCAAAACCTGGAATAGCGATGATAGCCAATAAATCTAAATCTAAGATAATCCCTGTATATATTAAAGGACCTTATAAATTCAGAGGTAAAATTGAATTATATTTTGGAAATCCAAAGGATTACTTTAATAATACAACAGAAAAAGTAAATTCTGAAAAATATGCTGAAATAGGTAAAGAAATATTAAAGGATATTTATAAATTAGAAAAGACAGGTAAAACAAATGTATATTGA
- a CDS encoding bifunctional 4-hydroxy-3-methylbut-2-enyl diphosphate reductase/30S ribosomal protein S1 — MYIEKSKYTGFCSGVKVAIEKAKKTLDNEKKLYSLGEIIHNKDVVNDLENKGLKVIEKPPKLNDAKLLIRSHGVGKNIIDILNENNIEIIDATCVKVKKIHKIVEEFKNNHYNIIIVGDKNHPEVIGILGWCNNEAAIIDSSEELLNLNINPLEKYCLVSQTTFNTNIFKDILNTIKMNNFTNIVTFNTICDATKKRQEACLELAAKSDVMLIIGGKNSSNTKKLYELSKKACINTFHIENYREIPYKYIDKNTKVGVSAGASTPDWIIEEVIKMLENLNTNEQNEKEEQSVNDEQIGTMHELFENYGGVSNIRTGQTVKGTVIYVSPEAISVNINYKSDGIITRENYSINEIEDLTQEIKEGDEIEALVIKMSDQDGNVVLTRRPIEERKVWEELEKFRIENTILDTTIIEASQYGIYGKVKGIKGFIPRNQISINRNVDPSEYVGKNLKVVVLETKNNKRGRKQNQLILSSKYIEKIEKEERDKKVWENIQEGEVYEGTVKNIQDYGAFVEINGIDGLLHITEIAWTRIKHPSDVLKTGDKINVKVKSVDKENKRLSLSYKATVKSPWSSFLDKYKKGDVVDGKVTRIVDFGAFVMVDDIECLLHIKDLDWARTEKVTDVLNEGQDVTAKILNISKKDKKISLGLKQLVEHPFDQYAKNLKKDDIIQVEVTRILLDGVHVKVNENIDSFMPINKVSNEKLRTPAQVVKVGEIKDAKILGIDMKNKKLNLTFILEDKSDEFSNNDTPVSYKSEETNFTIGESIGNALEDLLK, encoded by the coding sequence ATGTATATTGAAAAATCAAAGTACACAGGTTTTTGCTCTGGAGTAAAGGTAGCTATTGAAAAAGCAAAAAAAACACTAGATAATGAAAAAAAGCTTTACAGTCTTGGTGAAATCATACATAATAAGGATGTAGTTAATGATTTAGAAAATAAAGGATTAAAGGTTATAGAAAAACCTCCAAAACTAAATGATGCCAAACTATTAATAAGATCTCATGGAGTTGGCAAGAATATTATTGATATATTAAATGAAAACAATATTGAAATAATTGATGCTACCTGTGTAAAAGTGAAAAAAATACATAAAATAGTTGAAGAATTCAAAAACAATCATTACAATATAATAATTGTTGGAGATAAAAACCACCCTGAAGTAATAGGTATATTAGGTTGGTGTAATAATGAGGCGGCGATTATTGACAGCTCAGAAGAATTATTAAATTTAAATATTAATCCTTTAGAAAAGTATTGTCTTGTGTCTCAAACAACATTCAATACAAACATATTTAAAGATATATTAAATACTATTAAAATGAATAATTTTACGAACATTGTTACTTTCAATACTATTTGTGATGCAACAAAAAAAAGACAAGAAGCTTGCTTAGAACTAGCAGCAAAAAGTGACGTAATGTTAATTATTGGAGGAAAAAATAGTTCAAATACAAAGAAACTATATGAATTAAGCAAAAAAGCTTGTATAAATACATTTCATATTGAAAATTATAGGGAAATTCCTTATAAATATATTGATAAAAATACTAAGGTGGGAGTATCAGCAGGAGCATCAACTCCTGACTGGATAATTGAGGAGGTTATTAAAATGTTGGAAAACCTAAATACTAATGAACAGAATGAAAAAGAAGAACAAAGTGTAAATGATGAACAAATTGGAACAATGCATGAATTGTTCGAGAATTATGGCGGAGTTTCAAATATCAGAACTGGCCAAACAGTAAAAGGTACTGTAATTTATGTAAGTCCTGAAGCCATATCTGTGAACATAAATTATAAATCTGATGGAATTATTACAAGAGAAAATTATTCTATTAATGAAATAGAAGATTTAACTCAAGAAATAAAAGAAGGAGATGAAATAGAAGCTTTAGTTATCAAAATGTCAGATCAAGATGGCAATGTTGTTTTAACTAGAAGGCCTATTGAAGAACGTAAAGTTTGGGAAGAGTTAGAAAAATTCAGAATTGAAAATACTATACTTGATACAACAATTATCGAAGCATCTCAATATGGAATTTATGGAAAAGTTAAAGGAATAAAAGGATTTATTCCAAGAAATCAAATTTCTATAAATAGAAATGTAGATCCATCAGAATATGTTGGCAAAAACCTAAAGGTTGTTGTTTTAGAAACTAAAAATAATAAAAGAGGAAGAAAACAAAACCAATTAATACTATCTTCTAAATATATAGAAAAAATTGAGAAAGAAGAAAGAGATAAAAAAGTATGGGAAAACATCCAGGAAGGTGAAGTATACGAAGGAACAGTTAAAAATATTCAAGATTATGGTGCTTTTGTAGAAATAAATGGCATTGATGGATTACTTCACATTACTGAGATTGCATGGACAAGAATTAAACATCCTTCTGATGTTTTAAAAACAGGAGATAAAATCAACGTTAAAGTTAAAAGCGTAGACAAGGAAAACAAAAGATTATCTTTAAGTTACAAGGCAACAGTAAAAAGCCCATGGTCTTCATTCCTTGATAAATATAAAAAAGGTGATGTAGTTGATGGAAAAGTAACAAGAATAGTGGATTTCGGTGCTTTTGTAATGGTAGATGATATTGAATGCTTGTTGCATATAAAAGATTTAGATTGGGCTAGAACTGAAAAAGTAACTGACGTGCTTAATGAAGGTCAAGATGTAACAGCAAAAATATTAAATATATCTAAGAAAGACAAAAAAATAAGTCTTGGGTTAAAGCAACTTGTTGAGCATCCTTTTGATCAATATGCTAAAAATTTAAAAAAGGACGATATAATACAGGTTGAAGTAACACGTATTTTATTAGACGGAGTACATGTAAAAGTAAACGAAAATATAGACTCCTTTATGCCTATAAATAAAGTATCTAATGAAAAATTAAGAACACCTGCTCAAGTTGTAAAAGTTGGTGAAATAAAAGATGCTAAAATATTAGGCATTGACATGAAAAATAAAAAACTTAACTTAACATTTATATTAGAAGACAAGAGTGATGAATTTTCAAATAATGATACCCCTGTATCTTATAAATCTGAAGAAACAAACTTTACAATTGGAGAATCCATAGGTAATGCTCTTGAAGACTTGTTAAAGTAA
- a CDS encoding M42 family metallopeptidase: MIKEFLLDLCSNQFVSGNEYINGNILIDNFQPYTDSYEKDKIGSYIFKSNGTNNKKIMLSAHIDEIGLMVTGILDDGFLRFTSVGGINPASLVSQEVIVYGNSEVYGVIGIKPPHITSDEERKKPLQIKDLFIDTGYSKEKLQELVSVGDFAVIKRDPIALQGSRISAKAFDDRACVAVMLEVAKELKKISHKSNIYYTASAQEETGCRGATTASYKINPDIGIVLDVGFGSTPDLPPETADLGKGPVVAYGGRLNSKLTKKFIEVCKKYNYKIQYEVAPAATGTDTESLQINREGIPCILLSIPLRYMHTSVETIDFKDVENTGKAIARFINEIDNSDLEEILCF, translated from the coding sequence GTGATAAAAGAATTTTTACTTGATTTATGTTCAAATCAATTTGTTTCTGGAAATGAATATATTAACGGAAATATATTAATAGATAATTTTCAACCATATACAGATTCCTATGAAAAGGACAAAATAGGAAGCTATATATTCAAATCAAATGGAACTAATAATAAAAAAATAATGCTCTCAGCCCATATTGATGAAATTGGATTAATGGTAACAGGAATTCTAGATGATGGATTTTTAAGATTTACATCAGTTGGGGGCATAAATCCTGCTTCATTAGTATCTCAAGAAGTTATTGTTTACGGTAATAGTGAAGTTTATGGAGTAATAGGAATTAAACCACCTCATATAACCTCGGATGAAGAAAGAAAAAAGCCATTGCAAATAAAAGATTTATTCATTGATACAGGTTATTCTAAGGAAAAATTACAAGAACTTGTTTCAGTGGGAGATTTTGCAGTCATTAAAAGAGACCCAATTGCCTTACAAGGAAGTAGAATTTCTGCTAAAGCTTTTGATGATAGGGCATGTGTTGCTGTAATGCTTGAAGTTGCAAAAGAACTTAAAAAAATTTCTCATAAAAGTAATATATACTATACAGCTTCAGCTCAAGAAGAAACTGGCTGTAGGGGAGCAACAACAGCTAGCTATAAAATTAATCCCGATATAGGTATAGTATTAGATGTTGGATTTGGTTCAACACCAGATCTTCCACCTGAAACAGCAGACCTTGGTAAGGGACCTGTTGTAGCGTATGGAGGTAGATTGAATTCTAAACTAACAAAAAAATTCATTGAAGTTTGTAAGAAATACAATTATAAAATTCAATATGAAGTAGCTCCAGCAGCAACAGGCACTGACACAGAATCATTACAAATTAACAGAGAAGGCATTCCTTGTATCCTTTTGTCAATTCCTCTGAGATATATGCATACATCCGTTGAAACAATTGATTTTAAAGATGTAGAAAATACAGGAAAAGCAATTGCTCGTTTCATAAATGAAATTGATAATTCTGATTTGGAGGAAATATTATGTTTTTAA
- a CDS encoding M42 family metallopeptidase, with the protein MFLKELTQLSGVSGNEYEVRNFIKNKLDEINCEYYIDKIGNLIAHNKGRKNKTIMISAHMDEVGLIVSNIDKDGFIKFQTVGGIDPRVLNSKIVEIGDKKIPGVIGSKAVHLMTKEERGKTIPIDKLYIDIGSESKSETEKLVNIGDYVSFKSDYVEFGDNLIKAKALDDRAGCNAILELLSMKLNIDFYGVFTVMEEVGCRGAYTAAYALEPDLGIIIEGTICADMPEIEDSSKSTTIGKGAALSIMDKSTVYDIDFVRYVAKLAEYNNISYQYRKSTSGGNDAGAIHKTKNGAKTVAISVPCRYIHSHVNVASKEDYKSVIELTKAVLLDQ; encoded by the coding sequence ATGTTTTTAAAAGAATTAACACAACTTTCCGGCGTATCAGGAAATGAATATGAAGTTAGGAACTTTATAAAAAATAAATTAGATGAAATAAACTGTGAATATTATATAGATAAAATAGGTAATTTAATAGCACACAATAAAGGTAGAAAAAACAAAACAATTATGATTTCAGCCCATATGGATGAAGTAGGTTTAATAGTATCAAATATCGATAAAGATGGTTTTATTAAATTTCAAACTGTAGGTGGCATTGACCCTAGAGTTTTAAATTCTAAGATAGTAGAAATTGGTGATAAAAAAATACCTGGTGTAATTGGTTCAAAGGCAGTACATCTAATGACTAAAGAAGAAAGAGGTAAAACAATACCAATCGATAAACTATACATTGATATCGGTTCTGAATCAAAATCAGAAACAGAAAAATTAGTAAACATTGGAGATTATGTTTCCTTTAAAAGTGATTATGTTGAATTTGGTGATAATTTAATAAAGGCAAAAGCGTTAGATGACAGAGCCGGTTGCAACGCAATTTTAGAACTTTTAAGCATGAAACTTAATATAGATTTTTATGGTGTGTTTACTGTAATGGAAGAAGTAGGTTGCAGAGGAGCATATACTGCTGCTTATGCTTTAGAGCCAGATTTAGGCATTATTATTGAAGGAACAATTTGTGCAGATATGCCTGAAATAGAAGACAGCTCTAAATCAACAACTATTGGTAAAGGGGCAGCATTATCAATTATGGATAAATCTACAGTATACGATATAGATTTCGTTAGATACGTTGCTAAATTAGCAGAATATAATAATATTTCATACCAATATAGAAAATCTACTTCTGGTGGAAATGATGCAGGAGCCATACACAAAACTAAAAACGGTGCAAAAACAGTAGCAATTTCAGTTCCTTGTAGATATATTCACTCACATGTAAATGTTGCTAGTAAAGAAGATTATAAAAGTGTTATAGAACTAACAAAAGCTGTTTTATTAGATCAATAA
- a CDS encoding M42 family metallopeptidase, with amino-acid sequence MKFNSDLIKNLSDCFSPSGREQNVRELIINEIKDYVDDFNIDSLGNLIARKKGAGKKIMFSAHMDQIGLIITHVDEKGFLSFSNVGGLQAKELLGHRVIFNNGLEGVICSEEVKDKDKLTMSKLYIDVASTSSDFVKKNFQIGDMCVFKTDFYENEDCIICKAADDRIGCYILIEAIKNHPSTDNDIYYVFSVQEEVGTRGAKTAGYSINPDLAIALDITATGDSLDKTKMDVKLNGGAAIKLMDKSLITHPEVKDLLTNLAKNNNIKYQYEVLEFGGTDAGAIHLTREGVPSGVISIPTRNLHTSGEIFNKNDVIECIKLVIAVVK; translated from the coding sequence ATGAAATTTAATAGTGATTTAATTAAAAATCTATCTGATTGTTTTTCACCATCGGGCAGAGAACAAAATGTACGTGAATTAATTATAAATGAAATAAAAGATTATGTAGATGATTTTAATATAGATTCTCTTGGCAACCTAATTGCTAGAAAAAAAGGAGCTGGTAAAAAAATAATGTTTTCAGCTCATATGGATCAAATAGGATTGATTATAACCCATGTAGATGAAAAAGGCTTTTTAAGTTTTTCAAATGTTGGTGGACTTCAAGCAAAAGAATTATTAGGTCATCGAGTGATATTTAACAATGGTCTTGAAGGGGTAATCTGTTCTGAGGAAGTAAAAGATAAAGATAAACTTACGATGAGTAAATTATATATTGATGTAGCTTCAACATCCAGTGATTTTGTAAAAAAGAATTTCCAAATAGGGGATATGTGTGTTTTTAAAACAGACTTCTACGAAAATGAAGATTGTATAATATGCAAAGCAGCTGATGACAGAATAGGATGTTATATTTTAATTGAAGCAATTAAAAACCATCCATCAACTGATAATGATATATATTATGTATTTTCTGTACAAGAAGAAGTTGGAACAAGAGGTGCTAAAACAGCTGGATACAGTATTAATCCTGATTTAGCAATAGCCCTTGATATAACAGCAACAGGCGACTCCCTAGATAAAACAAAAATGGATGTTAAATTAAATGGAGGAGCAGCTATTAAATTAATGGATAAGTCTCTTATAACACATCCAGAAGTTAAAGACTTGCTCACAAATTTAGCAAAAAATAATAATATTAAATATCAATATGAAGTTTTGGAATTTGGTGGAACAGATGCTGGTGCAATCCACTTAACAAGAGAAGGTGTCCCTAGCGGAGTAATTTCTATTCCAACTAGAAATCTACATACATCAGGAGAAATATTCAACAAAAATGATGTAATTGAATGTATTAAGTTAGTAATAGCAGTAGTGAAATAA
- a CDS encoding PqqD family peptide modification chaperone, which yields MMKNQEVFYKDIDTKHNFALFVPEIKLNDWKEEDGKVVLCLKTIDPIKKFLAWMVNRKSITNLNLDERCSTVWKYIDGERTIYDIAKLMSEKYKEDVNNEMYRLITYLKYLSKRGWIKFKEYEV from the coding sequence ATGATGAAGAATCAAGAGGTGTTTTATAAAGATATAGATACAAAACATAATTTTGCATTATTTGTGCCAGAAATTAAACTTAATGACTGGAAAGAGGAAGATGGTAAAGTTGTTTTATGTTTAAAAACTATAGATCCAATTAAAAAATTTTTAGCTTGGATGGTAAATAGAAAATCTATTACTAATTTAAATTTAGATGAACGATGTTCAACAGTATGGAAGTATATAGATGGTGAACGAACTATTTATGATATTGCAAAACTTATGTCAGAAAAATATAAAGAAGATGTCAATAATGAAATGTATAGATTGATAACATATTTAAAATATCTATCTAAACGAGGCTGGATTAAGTTTAAAGAATACGAAGTATAA